A stretch of Paracoccus sp. MA DNA encodes these proteins:
- a CDS encoding UdgX family uracil-DNA binding protein (This protein belongs to the uracil DNA glycosylase superfamily, members of which act in excision repair of DNA. However, it belongs more specifically to UdgX branch, whose founding member was found to bind uracil in DNA (where it does not belong), without cleaving it, appears to promote DNA repair by a pathway involving RecA, rather than base excision.), with translation MIHRVRLPERGLFEAWRSAARIAISHRIAPEDIDWSDTFGLFEAAPLPDQAGPHQARVPPAFLRLAGSVIWHSAPERLGLLYQALWRIDRQQGDPLSQADPLGRRLNLMAKSVGRDIHKMHAFVRFRELPRTSRRRFAAWFEPEHDTLEPGSAFFVKRFADMDWIIASPRLTARYEAGKLSFHPGSIRPDLPKDASQELWATYYANIFNPARVKLAAMRAEMPKKYWKNLPETRLIPDMLKDAEARVARMHAAAAGTPRPGALPVSTRYRAAMPVPADLPDSLDAAGKAALQCRRCQLCEAATQTVWGEGAPSARLMLVGEQPGDREDLEGRPFVGPAGLLLREVMSDAGINPHEVWLTNAVKHFKFTPRGKKRLHQNPDRQEILHCRWWLRLELSFIRPELVVAFGASAAFALTGNAAPLTPRRGRIETGLHGGPVLITWHPSAILRQKSEAAMQLRRELAGDLASAASFAPAI, from the coding sequence GTGATCCATCGCGTCCGCCTGCCCGAAAGGGGCCTGTTCGAGGCATGGCGCAGTGCGGCCCGCATCGCCATCAGCCATCGCATCGCCCCCGAAGACATCGACTGGAGCGACACTTTCGGCCTGTTCGAAGCGGCCCCCCTGCCAGATCAGGCCGGCCCGCATCAGGCACGGGTGCCTCCGGCCTTCCTGCGGCTGGCAGGCTCGGTGATCTGGCATTCCGCACCCGAACGTCTGGGGCTGCTTTATCAGGCGCTGTGGCGCATCGACCGGCAGCAGGGCGATCCGCTGAGCCAGGCCGATCCGCTGGGCCGACGACTGAACCTGATGGCAAAATCCGTCGGTCGCGATATTCACAAGATGCACGCCTTCGTGCGTTTTCGCGAATTGCCCCGGACATCCCGCCGGCGCTTCGCCGCCTGGTTCGAGCCCGAACATGACACGCTGGAGCCGGGAAGCGCCTTCTTTGTCAAGCGTTTCGCCGATATGGACTGGATCATTGCCTCGCCGCGCCTGACCGCCCGCTACGAGGCAGGCAAGTTAAGCTTTCATCCGGGCAGCATACGCCCCGATCTGCCCAAGGATGCGTCCCAAGAGCTTTGGGCCACCTATTATGCCAATATCTTCAACCCGGCGCGGGTCAAGCTGGCTGCCATGCGCGCCGAAATGCCAAAGAAATACTGGAAGAACCTGCCCGAGACCCGGCTGATCCCAGATATGCTGAAAGACGCCGAAGCGAGGGTGGCACGGATGCACGCGGCGGCAGCTGGCACCCCGCGCCCCGGCGCTTTGCCGGTGTCCACCCGCTATCGGGCGGCGATGCCCGTCCCTGCCGATCTGCCCGACAGCCTTGATGCCGCCGGCAAAGCGGCGCTGCAATGCCGGCGCTGCCAGTTGTGCGAGGCGGCGACCCAAACCGTCTGGGGCGAAGGTGCTCCCTCGGCCCGCCTGATGCTGGTCGGGGAACAGCCGGGCGACCGCGAGGATCTGGAGGGACGGCCCTTTGTCGGCCCGGCAGGTCTGCTGCTACGCGAGGTCATGTCGGATGCAGGCATCAACCCGCACGAGGTGTGGCTGACCAATGCGGTTAAGCATTTCAAGTTTACGCCACGCGGCAAGAAACGCCTGCACCAGAACCCCGACCGGCAGGAAATCCTGCATTGTCGCTGGTGGTTAAGACTGGAGCTGTCCTTCATCCGCCCGGAGCTGGTGGTCGCGTTCGGCGCCTCAGCGGCATTCGCCCTGACCGGCAATGCGGCACCTCTCACCCCACGGCGCGGCCGGATCGAAACCGGACTGCATGGCGGCCCGGTGCTGATCACCTGGCACCCTTCGGCCATATTGCGGCAAAAGAGCGAAGCGGCAATGCAGTTGCGGCGCGAACTGGCAGGGGACCTCGCGAGTGCTGCCTCTTTTGCGCCCGCCATATGA
- a CDS encoding putative DNA modification/repair radical SAM protein, giving the protein MARTLQDKLAILSDAAKYDASCASSGGERRDARKGGIGSSGGSGICHAYTPDGRCISLLKILMTNFCIFDCAYCINRVSSSVERARFSVEEVVTLTLEFYRRNYIEGLFLSSGIIRSPDQTMADMARIARTLRQDHGFRGYIHLKTIPDASPDLIREAALYADRLSINVELPQDSSLRRFAPEKRPETIRSAMAQVRLEGEAAKDRSHGGKRPPRFAPAGQSTQMIIGADGTDDVTILKASTRLYSGYRLRRVYYSAFSPIPDASKALPLIQPPLLREHRLYQADWLLRFYGFSAEEIATGTKAGHLDLEIDPKPAWALQHRGLFPLDVNRATREMLLRVPGFGTRTVDRILVARRAHGLRYEDLTRMGALMKKARPFITLPGWTPSGLTDSPDLRARFAPPPQQLSLL; this is encoded by the coding sequence ATGGCACGGACTCTTCAGGACAAGCTGGCAATCCTTTCAGACGCCGCGAAATACGACGCCTCATGCGCCTCGTCAGGCGGAGAAAGGCGCGATGCACGCAAAGGCGGCATCGGCTCGTCCGGTGGCAGCGGCATCTGCCACGCCTATACGCCCGACGGGCGCTGTATCAGCCTGCTCAAGATCCTGATGACCAACTTCTGCATCTTTGACTGCGCCTATTGCATCAACCGGGTCTCCTCGAGTGTCGAGCGTGCCCGCTTCTCGGTCGAAGAGGTCGTCACACTGACGCTGGAGTTCTATCGGCGCAACTATATCGAAGGGCTGTTTCTGTCCTCGGGCATCATCCGTTCGCCCGATCAGACCATGGCGGATATGGCGCGCATTGCCCGCACCTTGCGTCAGGATCACGGCTTCAGGGGCTATATCCACTTGAAGACCATTCCCGACGCATCGCCCGACCTGATCCGCGAGGCGGCGCTTTACGCCGACCGTCTTTCGATCAACGTCGAATTGCCGCAAGATTCCAGCCTGCGCCGCTTCGCCCCCGAAAAGCGACCCGAAACGATCCGTTCCGCCATGGCGCAGGTGCGGCTTGAGGGCGAGGCCGCGAAAGACCGCAGCCATGGCGGAAAGCGTCCGCCGCGCTTTGCCCCGGCCGGGCAAAGCACGCAGATGATTATTGGCGCGGATGGCACCGATGACGTGACAATCCTGAAAGCCTCGACCCGGCTCTACAGCGGCTATCGGCTGCGAAGGGTCTATTATTCAGCCTTTTCGCCCATTCCGGATGCCTCGAAGGCACTGCCGCTGATTCAGCCGCCCTTGCTGCGTGAGCACCGGCTCTATCAGGCGGACTGGCTGCTGCGCTTTTACGGCTTCAGCGCCGAGGAAATCGCCACCGGCACGAAGGCCGGTCATCTTGATCTGGAGATCGACCCGAAGCCGGCCTGGGCCTTGCAACATCGCGGGCTCTTCCCGCTGGATGTGAACCGGGCGACGCGGGAAATGCTGTTGCGCGTGCCCGGCTTTGGCACGCGCACGGTGGACCGCATCCTTGTAGCCCGCCGCGCGCACGGCCTGCGATACGAAGACCTGACCCGGATGGGCGCCCTGATGAAAAAGGCGCGGCCCTTCATCACACTGCCGGGCTGGACCCCCAGTGGGCTGACTGACAGCCCCGACCTGCGGGCACGCTTCGCACCGCCCCCGCAACAGCTTTCCCTGCTGTGA
- a CDS encoding SDR family NAD(P)-dependent oxidoreductase — MDYVRKLFDTNTFGTMVMVQAVIPQMRARRSGVVVNVTSSVTLAPMPLAAAYTASKQAIEGFTGSLAHELAAFGVRAKLVEPGYAPTTRFSQNIDFAIEDMIPEAYADFAAPIFAAFASPALTTRETDVAEAVFLAANDTSDRLRYPAGPDAVALAA; from the coding sequence ATGGATTATGTCCGCAAGCTGTTCGACACCAACACCTTCGGCACCATGGTCATGGTGCAGGCGGTGATCCCCCAGATGCGGGCGCGGCGGTCGGGCGTGGTCGTCAACGTCACCTCCAGCGTGACGCTGGCACCGATGCCGCTTGCCGCTGCCTATACCGCCAGCAAGCAGGCGATAGAGGGCTTTACCGGATCGTTGGCGCATGAGCTTGCGGCCTTCGGTGTGCGGGCAAAGCTGGTCGAACCGGGCTATGCCCCGACCACGCGGTTTTCACAGAACATCGACTTTGCCATTGAGGACATGATCCCCGAAGCCTATGCCGATTTCGCTGCGCCGATCTTTGCCGCCTTCGCCAGCCCGGCCCTGACCACCAGGGAAACCGACGTGGCCGAGGCGGTGTTCCTGGCGGCGAATGACACTTCCGACCGGCTGCGCTATCCGGCCGGACCCGATGCGGTGGCGCTGGCGGCCTGA
- the map gene encoding type I methionyl aminopeptidase: MTITNQDELDGLKEIGRIVANTMQAMAKAMEPGMTTRELDEIGRALLEREGALSAPQSTYDFPGATCISVNEEIAHGIPGDRVIAADDLVNIDVSASKNGYFADTGATYRVAPVRPSLDRLCRDGRQAMQIGIAQVGSGRPLAGIGRAIGKFAERRGYTLIRNLASHGIGRALHEEPAEIPTWPARGEKRRIHRGLVLTVEPFLSRGGLWATEADDGWTLYSEPRAPVVQYEHTVVATDRGAMVVTLPG; the protein is encoded by the coding sequence ATGACGATCACCAATCAGGACGAACTCGACGGGTTGAAGGAGATCGGCCGGATCGTCGCCAACACCATGCAGGCCATGGCGAAGGCGATGGAACCCGGCATGACCACGCGCGAACTGGACGAAATCGGCCGCGCGCTGCTGGAGCGCGAGGGCGCCCTTTCGGCGCCGCAATCCACCTATGATTTTCCCGGCGCGACCTGCATCAGCGTCAACGAGGAAATCGCCCATGGCATCCCCGGCGACAGGGTGATCGCGGCGGACGATCTGGTGAATATCGACGTGTCGGCCTCGAAGAACGGCTATTTCGCCGATACCGGCGCCACATATCGCGTCGCGCCCGTGCGCCCCTCGCTGGATCGGCTGTGCCGCGATGGCAGGCAGGCGATGCAGATCGGTATTGCCCAGGTCGGCAGTGGCCGCCCGCTTGCGGGCATCGGCCGCGCCATCGGCAAGTTTGCAGAGCGGCGCGGCTATACGCTGATCCGCAACCTTGCCAGCCATGGCATCGGCCGGGCGCTGCACGAGGAGCCCGCGGAAATCCCGACCTGGCCCGCGCGCGGCGAAAAACGCCGTATCCACAGGGGGCTTGTACTGACGGTCGAACCGTTCTTGTCCAGAGGCGGCCTCTGGGCGACGGAGGCGGACGACGGCTGGACGCTTTACAGCGAACCGCGCGCCCCGGTGGTGCAATACGAGCATACGGTCGTCGCGACGGATCGCGGTGCCATGGTGGTCACGCTGCCGGGCTGA
- a CDS encoding Rrf2 family transcriptional regulator, which produces MKRDSRLSSVLHALLHMAEQDGPVTSEALGRCLGTNPVVVRRTMGLLREAGLVTAERGHAGGWRISADLAAVSLRRLHEALGEPAIFAIGNRNETPECLVEQSVNAALEGAFAEAEALLLERFAEVTLADLAEDFARRHAQRRAAKE; this is translated from the coding sequence ATGAAACGTGACAGTCGCCTTTCCTCGGTCCTTCATGCCCTGCTGCACATGGCGGAACAGGACGGACCTGTGACCTCCGAGGCGCTTGGCCGGTGCCTCGGCACCAATCCGGTCGTGGTGCGCCGCACCATGGGCCTCTTGCGCGAGGCCGGGCTTGTCACGGCCGAGCGAGGGCACGCCGGGGGCTGGCGCATCTCGGCCGACCTGGCGGCGGTCAGCCTGCGCCGGCTGCACGAGGCCTTGGGGGAACCGGCGATCTTCGCGATCGGCAACCGCAACGAGACGCCGGAATGCCTGGTCGAGCAATCGGTCAATGCCGCGCTGGAGGGTGCCTTTGCCGAGGCCGAGGCGCTGCTGCTGGAACGTTTCGCCGAGGTGACGCTGGCCGATCTGGCCGAGGATTTTGCCCGCCGCCATGCGCAGAGGCGGGCGGCGAAGGAGTAG
- a CDS encoding NAD(P)/FAD-dependent oxidoreductase — MQDVIVIGGSYAGMAAALQLARARRKVLVIDAGQRRNRFASYSHGFLGQDGVDPARIWAEACRQLLAYPTVTWVEGSASTIAGGKDEFRVSTAAGDTFAGRRILLATGVADRLPDIPGLADRWGRTVFHCPYCHGYELDQGRIGVIATGAMSLHQAQLLPEWGEVTFLTNGALTLEPEQRDDLRSRGVAIEETPVARIAGEAEVELRDGRVLPFAGLFTATGTEPASPLAEAAGCELIETPMGRQIVTDETKETSLPGIFACGDVARAPHSVSLAVGDGAWAGAQLHRSLVWPE; from the coding sequence ATGCAGGACGTGATCGTGATCGGGGGCAGCTATGCCGGGATGGCCGCCGCCCTGCAGCTGGCGCGTGCGCGCCGCAAGGTGCTGGTGATTGATGCCGGCCAGCGGCGCAACCGTTTCGCCAGCTATTCACACGGCTTCCTTGGCCAGGACGGGGTGGACCCGGCCCGCATCTGGGCCGAGGCGTGCCGGCAGCTGCTGGCCTATCCGACGGTGACCTGGGTTGAGGGCTCTGCCAGCACCATCGCCGGCGGCAAGGACGAATTCCGTGTTTCCACGGCAGCCGGCGACACATTCGCGGGCCGCCGCATCCTGCTGGCCACAGGCGTCGCCGACCGGCTTCCCGACATTCCGGGTCTCGCCGACCGCTGGGGCCGGACGGTGTTCCACTGCCCCTATTGCCACGGTTACGAGCTGGACCAGGGCCGGATCGGGGTCATCGCCACCGGCGCGATGTCGCTTCATCAGGCGCAGCTGCTGCCGGAATGGGGCGAGGTCACCTTCCTGACCAACGGCGCCCTGACACTGGAGCCGGAGCAGCGCGACGACTTGCGCAGCCGCGGCGTTGCCATTGAGGAAACCCCCGTCGCCCGGATCGCGGGCGAGGCCGAGGTGGAACTGCGCGACGGCCGGGTGCTGCCCTTCGCCGGTCTGTTCACCGCGACCGGGACCGAGCCGGCCAGCCCGCTGGCCGAGGCCGCCGGCTGCGAGTTGATCGAGACGCCGATGGGCCGCCAGATCGTGACGGATGAGACGAAGGAAACCAGCCTTCCCGGCATCTTTGCCTGCGGCGACGTCGCGCGGGCACCGCATTCGGTGTCACTGGCGGTGGGGGACGGGGCATGGGCCGGGGCGCAACTGCACCGCTCGCTGGTCTGGCCGGAATGA
- a CDS encoding class I SAM-dependent methyltransferase produces the protein MSGAAHPGDGASYAGRVARHVPGLKDLHRMAGLLLAERVPETGHVLVLGAGGGLELRAFAAAHPGWRFDGVDPSPQMIAQALDILGPAGYRVTFHQGYIDDAPEGPFDGATCLLTLHFLPREERLRTLRQLHRRLRPAAPFVMAHHSFPKADGQQDLWLRRNAAWLVSGGMPQAQAIAGMARMKERLPVLTPEEDAALLAAAGFRHVQLFYAALTFKGWVARA, from the coding sequence ATGAGCGGCGCGGCCCATCCGGGCGACGGTGCCAGCTATGCCGGCCGCGTCGCGCGCCATGTGCCGGGCCTCAAGGACCTGCACCGCATGGCCGGGCTGCTGCTGGCCGAGCGCGTGCCCGAGACGGGCCACGTCCTGGTCCTCGGCGCCGGCGGCGGGCTGGAGCTGCGCGCCTTCGCCGCGGCCCATCCCGGCTGGCGCTTCGACGGCGTCGATCCTTCGCCTCAGATGATCGCCCAGGCGCTGGACATCCTGGGCCCGGCGGGCTACCGCGTCACCTTCCATCAGGGCTATATCGATGATGCCCCCGAAGGCCCCTTCGACGGCGCGACCTGCCTGCTGACCCTGCATTTCCTGCCGCGCGAGGAACGCCTGCGCACCCTGCGCCAGCTGCATCGCCGTCTGCGCCCCGCGGCGCCCTTCGTCATGGCCCATCACAGCTTTCCGAAGGCGGACGGGCAGCAGGATCTGTGGCTGCGGCGCAATGCGGCCTGGTTGGTCTCGGGCGGAATGCCCCAAGCGCAGGCCATCGCTGGCATGGCCAGGATGAAAGAGCGCCTGCCGGTGCTGACGCCCGAGGAGGATGCCGCGCTTCTGGCGGCGGCGGGCTTCCGCCACGTCCAGCTGTTCTATGCCGCTCTCACCTTCAAGGGATGGGTTGCCCGGGCGTGA
- a CDS encoding site-specific integrase has translation MTKITKRSVDAAVPTGQEFFLWDEELKGFGLRVYPSGRKMYLAQYRAGGRSRRVNIGLHGAMTPEMARTEAMKYLSDVRLGADPAGERDRRKASPTIKEFSKRFLSDHVALHCKASTYGEYERSIDLFINPRFGSHRIIDITRADVVGLHQSMKHIPYQANRTLGVLSVMFTVAHTWGVRTDGVNPCWKVKRYREEKRERYLTPDELARLGKVLNEAKDEPEAASCIRLLLLTGCRLSEIQTLKWRYVDDRNGLLRLPDSKTGAKLVPIGKAAIEVLKAIPKIDGNPYVITGRKEGQHLTDMQKPWRRLRKRAGLDDLRIHDLRHSFASDALQLGQDLTMIGRLLGHTQVQTTARYAHLKTDPVRSAADAVSDAVAQALAQPVTEDGDEISAA, from the coding sequence ATGACAAAGATCACGAAACGTTCCGTCGACGCGGCGGTGCCAACCGGGCAGGAGTTCTTCCTCTGGGACGAAGAGCTGAAAGGCTTCGGATTGCGCGTCTATCCATCGGGGCGAAAGATGTATCTGGCCCAGTACCGCGCCGGCGGCCGTTCGCGCCGTGTCAACATCGGGCTGCATGGTGCGATGACGCCGGAAATGGCCCGCACTGAGGCGATGAAATATCTGTCAGATGTGCGGCTCGGCGCCGATCCCGCCGGTGAGCGCGACCGCCGAAAGGCCTCCCCGACCATCAAAGAGTTCAGCAAACGCTTCCTTTCGGATCACGTCGCGCTGCACTGCAAAGCTTCGACTTATGGCGAGTACGAGCGATCCATCGATCTGTTCATCAATCCGAGGTTCGGCAGTCATCGCATCATCGACATCACCCGGGCCGACGTCGTCGGACTACACCAGTCCATGAAGCATATCCCCTATCAGGCGAACCGGACCCTCGGCGTCCTCTCGGTGATGTTCACCGTGGCCCATACCTGGGGCGTGCGCACCGACGGAGTGAACCCCTGCTGGAAGGTGAAGCGATACCGGGAGGAAAAGCGCGAGCGCTATCTCACCCCGGACGAGTTGGCACGCCTCGGCAAGGTGCTGAATGAGGCGAAAGACGAACCCGAGGCCGCATCCTGCATCCGGCTGTTGCTGCTGACCGGATGCCGCCTCAGCGAGATTCAGACCCTGAAATGGCGCTATGTCGATGACCGCAACGGTCTTCTCCGCCTGCCGGATTCCAAGACCGGCGCCAAGCTGGTCCCGATCGGCAAGGCGGCCATCGAGGTTCTCAAGGCGATCCCGAAGATCGACGGGAACCCCTATGTCATCACCGGCCGCAAAGAAGGTCAGCATCTCACCGACATGCAGAAGCCATGGCGGCGGTTGCGCAAGCGCGCCGGGCTGGATGATCTCCGCATCCACGATCTTCGCCATTCCTTCGCCTCGGATGCCCTGCAGCTCGGGCAGGACCTGACGATGATCGGGCGGCTCCTCGGACACACGCAGGTGCAGACCACGGCGCGTTATGCTCACCTGAAGACCGATCCGGTCCGCTCGGCGGCGGACGCCGTCTCCGATGCTGTGGCGCAGGCACTGGCGCAACCGGTCACTGAGGACGGTGATGAAATTTCCGCAGCATGA
- a CDS encoding recombinase family protein, producing the protein MKVAVYARYSSDQQREASIADQFRMCRLRAEKEGWQVVEEYSDHSISGASMIRRPGIQALVMDSTRGRFDLVLAEALDRISRDQEDIAGIYKRMRYADVRMFTLSEGEISELHVGLKGTMNALFLKDLADKTRRGQRGRVEAGKSGGGNSYGYDVVKTFDGNGEPIRGDRMINAAQAEVVRQIFRDYAAGKSAKAIAVALNRDGIPAPSGGDWGFSTINGNPKRGNGILNNEMYVGRIVWNRQRFVKDPDTGKRQARLNPEEDWVIQEVPELRILDDDLWNAVKARQKTNTVARDARGNADVRKVNYRRRPKYLFSGLTKCACCGGGYSAISKDLIGCSTARNKGTCDNRMNIRRDELEARVLNALRTRLVDPDLFAEFCDAYTRETNRLRMESGAGIDKAEAELKRIAREEEKLMDLYMRDAISIEAVKERGDKLRARKVELQDFLASADEPPPLLHPSMALQYRKRVQQLYEALQDEEEEKRIEAADILRSLVDKIVLTPVDGKVEIDVQGDLAGILEISAQTKNPAGERGGSQVKMVAGAGFEPAAFRL; encoded by the coding sequence ATGAAGGTTGCCGTCTACGCCCGCTATTCCTCCGACCAACAGCGCGAGGCCTCGATCGCCGATCAGTTCCGCATGTGCCGCTTGCGGGCCGAGAAGGAGGGCTGGCAGGTGGTCGAGGAATATTCCGACCATTCCATCTCCGGCGCCAGCATGATCCGGCGTCCCGGCATCCAGGCGCTTGTCATGGATTCGACGCGCGGCCGCTTCGACCTGGTGCTGGCCGAGGCGCTGGACCGGATCAGCCGCGACCAGGAAGACATCGCCGGCATCTACAAGCGCATGCGCTATGCCGACGTGAGGATGTTCACGCTGTCCGAGGGCGAGATCAGCGAGTTGCATGTCGGCCTCAAGGGCACGATGAACGCGCTGTTCCTGAAGGATCTGGCGGACAAGACCCGGCGCGGGCAGCGCGGGCGCGTCGAGGCGGGCAAGTCCGGCGGCGGCAATTCCTACGGCTACGACGTGGTGAAGACGTTCGATGGCAACGGCGAGCCGATCCGCGGCGACCGGATGATCAACGCGGCGCAGGCCGAGGTGGTGCGCCAAATCTTCCGCGACTATGCCGCCGGCAAATCGGCCAAGGCCATCGCCGTCGCCCTGAACAGGGACGGCATCCCCGCCCCCTCGGGCGGAGACTGGGGCTTCAGCACCATCAACGGCAACCCGAAGCGCGGCAACGGCATCCTCAACAACGAGATGTATGTCGGCAGGATCGTCTGGAACCGCCAGCGCTTCGTCAAGGATCCCGATACCGGCAAGCGCCAAGCCCGGCTCAATCCGGAAGAGGACTGGGTGATCCAGGAGGTGCCGGAACTGCGCATCCTCGACGACGATCTCTGGAACGCCGTGAAGGCGCGGCAGAAGACCAATACCGTCGCGCGGGACGCGCGCGGCAACGCCGACGTGCGCAAGGTGAACTACCGGCGGCGGCCCAAATACCTGTTTTCGGGGCTGACGAAGTGCGCCTGCTGCGGCGGCGGCTATTCGGCGATCTCGAAGGACTTGATCGGCTGCTCGACCGCGCGCAACAAGGGCACCTGCGACAACCGGATGAACATCCGCCGCGACGAGCTGGAGGCGCGGGTGCTGAACGCGCTGCGCACCCGCCTTGTCGATCCCGATCTCTTCGCCGAGTTCTGCGACGCCTATACGAGGGAGACCAACCGGCTGCGCATGGAAAGCGGCGCTGGCATCGACAAGGCCGAGGCCGAGTTGAAGCGGATCGCCCGCGAGGAAGAGAAGTTGATGGACCTCTATATGCGGGACGCCATCTCGATCGAGGCCGTCAAGGAGCGCGGCGACAAGCTGCGCGCCCGCAAGGTGGAGTTGCAGGATTTCCTGGCCAGTGCCGACGAGCCCCCGCCCCTGCTGCACCCCTCGATGGCGCTGCAATACCGCAAGCGGGTCCAGCAGCTCTATGAAGCCTTGCAGGACGAAGAGGAAGAGAAGCGGATCGAGGCGGCGGACATCCTGCGCTCATTGGTGGACAAGATCGTGCTGACGCCCGTCGACGGCAAGGTTGAGATCGACGTTCAGGGCGATCTTGCTGGAATCCTTGAGATTTCCGCGCAAACGAAAAACCCCGCCGGAGAGCGGGGTGGATCGCAAGTAAAGATGGTTGCGGGGGCAGGATTTGAACCTGCGGCCTTCAGGTTATGA
- a CDS encoding ceramidase domain-containing protein → MTWLSPVDAYCERTGPDYWSEPINALTNMAFLIAALVLWPRLRGPEMAMGRALAAVLFVIGLGSWLFHTHANRLTGLMDVLPILGFILLYVFAATRDYFGARPWIAALVTAGFIPYAAATVPIFAMIPGLGSSASYAPVPLLILVYAVLLRNRLPETARGLAIGAGILIVSLTFRTLDQPLCGTLPFGTHFLWHVLNAVMLGWMIEVWRRHRLR, encoded by the coding sequence ATGACTTGGCTTTCCCCTGTCGACGCCTATTGCGAACGGACCGGCCCGGATTACTGGTCCGAGCCGATCAATGCGCTGACCAACATGGCCTTCCTGATCGCCGCCCTGGTCCTGTGGCCGCGGCTGCGCGGGCCGGAAATGGCGATGGGCCGGGCACTGGCGGCGGTCCTGTTCGTGATCGGCCTCGGCTCCTGGCTGTTCCACACCCATGCCAACCGGCTGACCGGGCTGATGGACGTGCTGCCAATCCTCGGCTTCATCCTGCTCTATGTCTTCGCCGCCACACGCGACTATTTCGGTGCGCGTCCCTGGATCGCCGCCCTGGTGACGGCGGGCTTCATCCCCTATGCCGCCGCGACGGTGCCGATCTTCGCGATGATCCCCGGCCTCGGCTCCTCGGCAAGCTATGCGCCGGTGCCATTGCTGATCCTGGTCTATGCGGTGCTGCTGCGCAATCGCCTGCCGGAAACGGCGCGCGGCCTCGCCATCGGCGCCGGCATCCTGATCGTCTCGCTGACCTTCCGCACGCTGGATCAGCCCCTGTGCGGCACCCTGCCCTTCGGCACGCATTTCCTGTGGCATGTGCTGAACGCGGTGATGCTGGGCTGGATGATCGAGGTCTGGCGCCGGCATCGGTTGCGCTGA
- a CDS encoding IS5 family transposase (programmed frameshift) encodes MNLARNLISDDEWTFFEGFIRAVRHPNGRKPADHRLVLNGIFWIARTGAPWRDLPEEFGKWSSVYRQFRRWTLAGLWEDILDALNHAGIAPDKLQMVDSTVIRAHHHAAGAKGGPPKEALGRSRGGFSTKIHLRVNGAGLPMRTEITPGQDSDYTGYDMVMADNLPQPAVLVADRGYDSDKIREDIESRNALPMIPMRRNRRVRKAVDMTIYTLRNMVERCFNKLKNSRRLATRYDKTAESFLGFVDVACIRLWLRHLST; translated from the exons ATGAACTTGGCACGCAACCTGATATCCGACGATGAGTGGACCTTCTTCGAGGGCTTCATTCGTGCCGTCCGGCACCCTAACGGGCGGAAACCTGCGGACCATCGTCTTGTTCTGAATGGTATATTCTGGATCGCAAGGACTGGTGCGCCATGGCGCGATCTGCCCGAAGAGTTTGGCAAGTGGTCCTCGGTCTACCGTCAGTTCCGCCGCTGGACTTTGGCGGGACTGTGGGAGGATATCCTGGATGCGCTGAACCACGCTGGGATCGCGCCAGACAAGCTCCAGATGGTTGATAGCACTGTGATCCGCGCCCATCATCATGCGGCGGGCGCAAAAGGGGGAC CTCCGAAAGAGGCTCTTGGCCGTTCGAGAGGTGGCTTCTCGACCAAGATCCATCTCCGCGTCAACGGCGCAGGCCTCCCGATGAGGACCGAGATCACGCCGGGGCAGGATTCCGACTACACCGGCTATGATATGGTGATGGCCGACAACCTGCCGCAACCAGCAGTTCTGGTCGCCGACAGGGGCTATGACTCTGATAAAATTCGGGAAGACATCGAGAGCCGCAACGCCCTGCCCATGATACCGATGCGAAGGAACCGAAGGGTGCGCAAGGCTGTCGACATGACCATCTACACCCTGCGCAACATGGTCGAGCGCTGCTTCAACAAGCTGAAAAATAGCCGCCGCCTTGCAACCCGCTACGACAAAACCGCCGAAAGCTTCCTTGGCTTCGTCGACGTCGCCTGCATCAGGCTCTGGCTCCGCCATTTGTCAACATGA